Proteins from one Impatiens glandulifera chromosome 2, dImpGla2.1, whole genome shotgun sequence genomic window:
- the LOC124924829 gene encoding stomatal closure-related actin-binding protein 3-like: protein MTNKVSPSFEDPMPATAIVSSVSADASFVSDQFPNYKIGPDNQILDVEKVDHYGPSLKEVVEKETSQLVEQHKRLSVRDLATKFDKNLASAAKLSDEARIRVSASLDGHVLLKKLRDALEFLKGRLAGRNKEDVEIAISMVETLAVKLTQKEGELIQEKFEVKKLANFLKQTSEDAKKLVSQERSFACAEIESARAVVQRIGEALDEEERNSKTSGKQEVEGLLEEVQQARRIRLLHQPSKVLDMEHELRELRLQIQEKSTISIKLQNQLEFRKRAEENQFCIYELNGLESVGSLLRIEPCSDEAEEPSRCSIQWYRLPTEGSRREIISGATKTVYAPEPFDVGRFLEVDIISNGQKFYVTTVGAISPAPELDNHVEILLRKSNTEFNVGISQMNGRNYSSKSVHLFQVGKTRMKLSRGWITKARESYSPSMMQLLCGYRGGGNSAAKSIFWQPRKGQSFILVFESERDRNAAIILARRYALDSSNVMLVGPEDQAFI, encoded by the exons ATGACTAATAAGGTGAGTCCGTCATTTGAAGATCCAATGCCAGCAACAGCAATTGTGTCATCCGTCTCTGCCGATGCCAGTTTTGTTTCTGATCAATTTCCAAACTACAAAATAGGACCTGATAACCAGATCCTAGATGTAGAAAAGGTGGATCATTACGGTCCTTCACTTAAAGAAGTTGTCGAAAAAGAAACTTCACAACTGGTAGAACAGCACAAGCGTCTCTCAGTTCGCGATCTCGCCACTAAATTCGATAAGAACTTAGCATCTGCTGCCAAGTTATCAGACGAGGCTAGAATTAGAGTGTCTGCTTCTTTGGATGGTCACGTCCTTCTGAAAAAACTGCGTGATGCATTGGAATTCCTCAAGGGACGATTGGCTGGACGAAACAAAGAAGATGTTGAGATTGCTATTTCAATG GTGGAGACTTTAGCTGTCAAGTTGACTCAGAAAGAAGGAGAATTAATTCAGGAGAAATTTGAAGTGAAGAAGCTAGCCAACTTTCTTAAACAGACTTCAGAAGATGCGAAGAAATTGGTCAGTCAAGAGAGATCATTTGCATGTGCAGAAATCGAAAGCGCAAGAGCAGTGGTGCAAAGAATCGGAGAAGCTCTCgacgaagaagaaagaaattCCAAGACTTCAGGAAAACAG GAGGTTGAGGGATTACTAGAAGAGGTTCAACAAGCTAGAAGGATTAGACTGTTGCATCAGCCGAGCAAg GTGTTGGATATGGAACACGAACTTCGAGAGCTGCGACTTCAGATCCAAGAGAAATCCACGATTTCGATTAAACTTCAGAATCAA cTGGAGTTTAGAAAAAGGGCTGAAGAAAACCAGTTCTGTATATACGAATTAAATGGTTTAGAAAGTGTAGGTTCATTGCTACGAATTGAACCGTGCTCTGATGAAGCTGAAGAGCCGTCAAGATGTTCAATCCAGTGGTATCGCCTGCCGACTGAAGGTAGCAGAAGGGAAATTATTTCGGGTGCGACGAAAACAGTTTATGCTCCTGAGCCTTTTGATGTGGGAAGATTTCTTGAAGTTGATATAATCTCAAATGGACAGAAGTTTTATGTAACAACTGTTGGAGCCATTTCTCCAG CTCCAGAACTGGACAATCATGTGGAGATTCTTTTACGAAAATCTAATACAGAATTCAAT GTTGGTATTTCCCAGATGAACGGACGAAACTATTCTTCAAAATCTGTGCATTTGTTTCAAGTAGGGAAGACTAGGATGAAGCTTTCTAGAGGCTGGATTACAAAGGCGAGGGAATCATATTCGCCGTCGATGATGCAG CTATTATGTGGGTATAGGGGCGGTGGTAATTCAGCAGCGAAATCGATATTTTGGCAACCGAGGAAGGGACAATCGTTCATATTAGTGTTTGAATCAGAACGAGATAGAAATGCCGCCATTATTCTGGCCAGGAGATATGCTCTCGACAGCAGCAAC GTTATGCTTGTTGGACCCGAGGATCAAGccttcatataa